The following proteins are co-located in the Planctomycetia bacterium genome:
- a CDS encoding cation:proton antiporter — MSIQELHSLLLIFLIAVLSPMISEILPVIRLPIVVLEITLGLIIGPQVLGWAEPGPTIAILSNFGLAFLFFVAGFEINFQAIRGRPLMLAAVGWMMSFGICLLVGYSLQWSAMVGSGLIVGAALTTTALGTIMPILRDARELPTRFGAYTVASGAMGEFGPIILIALVLSGGEGEHGGSIWLMLVFVVIILVAVYVAINYRPPRLIVLMQEKMHTSAQLPMRIAILVLGSLVMLARDMGLDSILGALAAGIVVSLASPGEYGKELMHKIEGMAFGFFVPIFFVTTGLRYDLHALLNSNKALMNKALMQLPLFVILFLLVRGLPAFIIRKDLDLTSRFALALFSATQLPLVVAIAEIGVKSGNLPNDTAASLVGAGMMSVLLFPMIALALRRRQLQRQKTT; from the coding sequence ATGTCCATTCAGGAACTGCACTCACTTCTGTTGATATTCCTGATTGCAGTACTTTCGCCAATGATCAGCGAAATATTGCCTGTGATTCGTCTGCCCATCGTGGTGCTCGAAATTACCCTGGGGTTGATCATCGGGCCACAGGTGTTGGGGTGGGCGGAACCCGGCCCCACCATTGCAATACTTTCCAATTTCGGCCTGGCGTTTCTGTTCTTCGTAGCTGGCTTCGAGATTAATTTCCAAGCCATTCGAGGCAGGCCACTGATGCTGGCAGCAGTTGGCTGGATGATGTCATTTGGTATTTGCCTGCTGGTGGGCTATTCGCTGCAATGGTCGGCGATGGTGGGCTCCGGGCTGATTGTTGGTGCAGCACTCACTACCACGGCACTGGGCACCATCATGCCAATTCTGCGTGATGCGCGAGAGTTGCCAACGCGGTTTGGGGCTTACACGGTTGCCTCTGGAGCGATGGGTGAATTTGGCCCGATCATTTTAATAGCCCTGGTGCTCTCAGGTGGCGAAGGAGAACATGGCGGCTCCATCTGGCTGATGCTGGTATTTGTTGTCATCATCCTGGTGGCTGTATATGTTGCCATCAACTATCGGCCACCTCGGCTGATCGTATTGATGCAGGAGAAGATGCACACGAGTGCTCAGTTGCCCATGCGAATTGCCATTCTGGTGCTGGGTAGCCTGGTGATGCTGGCTCGCGATATGGGGCTGGATTCCATTCTGGGTGCGCTGGCAGCCGGGATCGTGGTTTCCTTAGCCTCGCCTGGCGAATATGGCAAAGAGCTGATGCACAAGATTGAAGGCATGGCATTCGGATTCTTTGTGCCGATCTTCTTTGTGACAACGGGGCTGCGTTATGATCTGCATGCGCTGCTGAATTCGAACAAGGCGCTCATGAACAAGGCGCTCATGCAGCTGCCTTTGTTTGTAATCCTGTTTCTGTTGGTTCGCGGGCTGCCAGCCTTCATCATCCGGAAAGACCTCGATCTCACTTCACGTTTTGCTCTCGCGCTATTTTCTGCAACCCAGTTACCCCTGGTGGTGGCAATTGCTGAGATCGGCGTGAAGTCGGGCAATCTACCGAACGATACCGCAGCCAGCCTGGTGGGTGCAGGGATGATGTCGGTGTTGCTCTTCCCGATGATTGCGTTGGCGCTTCGCCGCCGACAGTTGCAAAGACAGAAAACTACATAG
- a CDS encoding sugar phosphate isomerase/epimerase has translation MKVACSTLCFGRLPLDRALKTMEELEFSKVDATISPTGPHLTPAEVAADPARCARLLRYTSSVAPAALNLEFEPNLDHATFVQQFEAICKMARNLGVATLTLPAAPSNSDMEAEVNRLKELVRLAEPYGLVVTVETRIGTMTELPANAVKLCEKVPGLGLTLDPSHYICGPNQNKSYDAVYPFVKHVHLRDTGLSPDKMQVRVGQGEIEYSRIITQLEKHKYNRVLTVEIVDKPENPFPMETEVRKLKFLLESLAA, from the coding sequence GTGAAAGTTGCCTGTTCCACACTCTGTTTTGGCCGTCTGCCACTGGATCGCGCTCTCAAAACCATGGAAGAACTCGAGTTCAGCAAAGTCGATGCGACCATATCGCCCACCGGTCCGCACCTGACTCCTGCCGAGGTCGCCGCTGACCCGGCCCGCTGCGCCCGTCTGCTTCGCTATACTTCCTCTGTCGCGCCGGCTGCTCTTAATCTTGAATTTGAACCTAATCTCGACCACGCCACTTTTGTTCAGCAATTCGAAGCTATCTGTAAAATGGCTCGCAACCTGGGCGTTGCAACCCTGACGCTTCCTGCTGCACCCAGCAACAGCGACATGGAGGCCGAAGTAAATCGGTTAAAAGAACTGGTAAGGCTTGCTGAACCTTATGGCTTGGTAGTCACCGTAGAAACACGCATCGGCACCATGACCGAATTGCCGGCCAATGCTGTCAAACTGTGTGAAAAGGTACCTGGTCTGGGACTTACGCTTGATCCCAGCCACTACATCTGCGGCCCCAACCAGAACAAGAGCTACGATGCAGTCTATCCGTTTGTGAAGCACGTGCATCTTCGCGACACCGGCTTAAGCCCCGACAAGATGCAAGTGCGCGTCGGCCAGGGTGAAATCGAATACAGCCGGATTATTACCCAACTCGAAAAGCACAAGTACAACCGTGTGCTGACCGTGGAAATTGTCGACAAGCCAGAGAACCCTTTCCCCATGGAAACCGAAGTTAGAAAACTAAAGTTCCTGCTGGAAAGCCTGGCCGCTTAG